Proteins encoded together in one Bradyrhizobium sp. CB82 window:
- a CDS encoding methylated-DNA--[protein]-cysteine S-methyltransferase, producing the protein MLKSPQNPEAFGLDHLTTPIGTALLVIDNDGILRALDWEDYEHRMRELLRLHYGAVDLRAQRAPADMRSALSGYFEGDLGKLKTIKWRVAGTPFQRKVWTALATIPSGTTLSYGALAAKLDMPKAVRAVGHANGSNPISVVLPCHRLIGADGSLVKYGGGLERKRWLLRHEGVEV; encoded by the coding sequence ATGCTGAAGTCGCCACAGAACCCGGAAGCATTTGGCCTTGATCATCTGACGACGCCGATCGGGACCGCCTTGCTCGTCATCGATAACGACGGCATCCTGCGCGCGCTCGATTGGGAGGACTACGAACACCGCATGCGTGAGCTGTTGCGACTGCATTATGGCGCGGTGGATTTGCGCGCGCAGCGCGCGCCGGCCGACATGCGATCGGCGCTATCAGGCTATTTCGAGGGCGATCTCGGCAAGCTCAAGACCATCAAGTGGCGTGTCGCGGGCACGCCGTTCCAGCGCAAGGTCTGGACGGCCCTCGCAACGATTCCCTCAGGAACGACGCTGAGCTACGGCGCATTGGCTGCAAAGCTCGACATGCCCAAGGCAGTGCGCGCCGTCGGTCACGCCAACGGCTCCAATCCGATCAGCGTGGTGCTGCCCTGTCACCGCCTGATCGGCGCCGACGGCTCGCTGGTGAAATACGGCGGCGGCCTCGAGCGCAAACGCTGGCTGCTCAGGCATGAGGGGGTGGAAGTTTAG
- a CDS encoding ABC transporter substrate-binding protein produces the protein MNNRPARLAATAAFALALAASPALAQKKYDTGATDTEIKIGQTVPFSGPYSVYANIGKTQAAYFKMINDQGGINGRKINLIQYDDAYSPPKTVEQVRKLVEGDEVLFTFQLIGTAANAAVQKYLNGKKVPQLLASTGAARFNDPKNYPWTIAYNPNYVSEGRIYAKYILDNHPNAKIGVLYQNDDMGRDYLAGLKSGLGDKAAGMIVGEVSYEVTDPTVDSQVVKLKSMGADVFFDASTPKFAAQAIKKLADLGWTPVHIVDINASPISATLKPAGLDISKGIISTQYGKEPGDPQWKDDPGVKAYFAFMDKYFPDGDKLNTVNTYAYSVAELLVQVLKQCGDDLTRENVMKQVANIKDFTPSFALPGIKINTGPNDFRVNKQMQMMKFNGERWELFGPIMEDTGPSG, from the coding sequence ATGAACAATCGTCCAGCCCGTTTGGCCGCCACCGCGGCCTTTGCCCTTGCGCTCGCGGCGTCCCCCGCGCTCGCCCAGAAGAAGTACGACACCGGCGCGACTGACACCGAGATCAAGATCGGCCAGACTGTGCCGTTCTCGGGCCCCTATTCCGTCTATGCCAATATCGGCAAGACGCAGGCCGCCTATTTCAAGATGATCAACGATCAGGGCGGCATCAACGGCCGCAAGATCAACCTGATCCAGTATGACGACGCCTACTCGCCGCCGAAGACGGTCGAGCAGGTGCGCAAACTCGTCGAAGGCGACGAGGTGCTGTTCACGTTCCAGCTCATCGGCACCGCGGCAAATGCCGCCGTGCAGAAATATCTCAACGGCAAGAAGGTGCCGCAGCTGCTCGCCTCGACCGGTGCGGCGCGCTTCAACGATCCGAAGAACTATCCCTGGACCATCGCCTATAACCCCAACTACGTGTCCGAGGGGCGCATCTACGCAAAATACATTCTCGACAATCACCCCAACGCCAAGATCGGCGTGCTCTACCAGAATGACGACATGGGCCGCGACTATCTCGCCGGCCTGAAGAGTGGCCTCGGCGACAAGGCCGCCGGCATGATCGTCGGCGAGGTGTCATACGAGGTCACCGATCCGACCGTCGACTCGCAGGTGGTCAAGCTGAAGTCGATGGGCGCCGACGTGTTCTTTGACGCCTCGACGCCGAAGTTCGCGGCCCAGGCGATCAAGAAGCTGGCCGACCTCGGCTGGACGCCGGTCCACATCGTCGACATCAATGCGAGCCCGATCTCAGCGACGCTGAAGCCTGCCGGTCTCGACATCTCCAAGGGCATCATCTCGACCCAATACGGCAAGGAGCCGGGCGACCCGCAGTGGAAGGACGATCCGGGCGTGAAAGCCTATTTCGCCTTCATGGACAAGTATTTTCCCGATGGCGACAAGCTCAACACGGTGAACACCTACGCCTATTCGGTGGCCGAGCTCCTGGTCCAGGTGCTAAAGCAGTGCGGCGACGACCTGACGCGTGAGAACGTCATGAAGCAGGTCGCCAACATCAAGGACTTCACCCCGAGCTTCGCGCTGCCCGGCATCAAGATCAACACCGGGCCGAACGACTTCCGCGTCAACAAACAGATGCAGATGATGAAGTTCAACGGCGAACGCTGGGAGCTGTTCGGCCCGATCATGGAAGACACGGGTCCGTCCGGTTAG
- a CDS encoding DUF1330 domain-containing protein — MGHIDPTKEVFAQFRENDRPGPIHMLNLVRLRKQAAYPDGRKATGAEAYAAYGRDSGPVFTRLGGRIVWQGKFEMMLIGPQEERWDHCFIAEYPSVAAFVEMIRDPVYREAVKHRQAAVEDSRLIRHAVLSLGKNFGEIPE, encoded by the coding sequence ATGGGCCATATCGATCCGACCAAGGAAGTTTTCGCGCAATTCCGGGAGAACGACCGCCCGGGCCCGATCCACATGCTCAACCTGGTCCGGCTGCGAAAGCAGGCGGCCTATCCGGATGGCCGGAAAGCGACCGGCGCTGAGGCCTATGCTGCTTATGGTCGCGACAGCGGCCCGGTGTTCACGCGCCTCGGCGGCCGCATCGTCTGGCAGGGCAAGTTCGAGATGATGCTGATCGGCCCGCAGGAGGAACGCTGGGACCACTGCTTCATCGCCGAATATCCAAGCGTTGCCGCCTTCGTCGAGATGATCCGCGATCCCGTCTATCGCGAGGCGGTGAAGCACCGCCAGGCGGCCGTCGAAGACTCCCGCCTGATCCGTCACGCGGTGCTGTCGTTGGGAAAGAATTTTGGCGAGATACCGGAATAG
- a CDS encoding penicillin-binding protein 1A, with amino-acid sequence MAWAKKRGGRKEPLFGLPAALADLRLTAADRIPNVADDKPKKAKAKRKSDDGDEEPPRERKAPVSRSGAKRRSKSKIGFGIGRLFYWGAVLGLWGVIAVIGVVIWVGAHLPPIQSLEIPKRPPTIQIVGIDGSVLAQRGEMAGANVSLKDLPPYLPKAFIAIEDRRFYSHFGIDPVGILRAAVTNVLHRGVSQGGSTLTQQLAKNLFLTQERTMQRKLQEAELAIWLERKHSKNEILELYLNRVYFGSGAYGVEAAAQKYFGKSAKNVTIAEAAMLAGLVKSPSRLAPNRNPEGAEARAQVVLTAMADAKFITEAQAQASIGHPATNVKPAGAGTVNYVADWIGEVLDDLVGQIDQSITVETTIDPKLQNVAEAAIIDELAAKSVKFNVSQGALVAMTPDGAVRALVGGRNYSESQYNRAVTAKRQPGSSFKPFVYLTALEQGLTPDTIRQDAPIEVKGWKPENYTHEYFGAVTLTQALAMSLNTVAIRLGLEVGPKNVVRTAHRLGISSKLEPNASIALGTSEVSVVELVGAYAPFANGGFAMSPHVVTRIKTLEGKLLYMRQPDERNQVIEPRYVAMMNTMMRETLISGTAKKAEIPGWMAAGKTGTSQDYRDAWFIGYTANLVTGVWLGNDDNSPTKKATGGGLPVEVWSRFMRTAHEGVPVASLPNSQVGWGLSNLAQAASQVSAPTPPAPVSNGGTRPPPTRANVRPEPAAGLDGWLMDRLFGGNR; translated from the coding sequence ATGGCGTGGGCAAAGAAAAGAGGCGGGCGCAAGGAGCCGCTGTTTGGCTTGCCCGCAGCGCTGGCCGATTTGCGCCTGACGGCTGCAGATCGCATCCCCAATGTCGCAGATGACAAGCCGAAAAAGGCCAAGGCCAAGCGCAAGAGCGACGATGGCGATGAGGAGCCGCCGCGCGAAAGGAAGGCGCCCGTGAGCCGCAGCGGCGCAAAGCGAAGGTCGAAGTCGAAGATCGGCTTTGGCATCGGCCGCTTGTTCTATTGGGGCGCGGTGCTCGGCCTCTGGGGCGTGATCGCCGTGATCGGCGTCGTGATCTGGGTCGGCGCCCATCTGCCCCCCATTCAATCGCTGGAGATTCCCAAGCGCCCGCCGACGATCCAGATCGTCGGCATCGACGGCAGCGTGCTGGCGCAACGCGGCGAGATGGCCGGCGCCAATGTTTCGCTGAAGGATCTGCCGCCCTATTTGCCGAAGGCGTTCATCGCCATCGAGGACCGCCGCTTCTATTCGCATTTCGGCATCGACCCGGTCGGCATCTTGCGCGCCGCCGTCACCAATGTTCTGCATCGCGGCGTCTCGCAGGGCGGCTCGACGCTGACGCAGCAGCTCGCCAAGAACCTGTTCCTGACGCAGGAGCGCACCATGCAGCGCAAGCTGCAGGAGGCCGAGCTTGCGATCTGGCTGGAGCGCAAGCACTCCAAGAACGAGATTCTGGAGCTCTACCTCAACCGCGTCTATTTCGGCTCCGGCGCCTACGGCGTCGAGGCCGCGGCCCAGAAATATTTCGGCAAGTCGGCGAAGAACGTGACGATCGCGGAGGCCGCGATGCTCGCGGGCCTCGTCAAATCGCCCTCGCGCCTTGCGCCCAACCGCAATCCCGAAGGCGCGGAAGCGCGCGCGCAGGTCGTGCTCACCGCAATGGCGGACGCCAAATTCATCACCGAAGCGCAGGCGCAGGCCTCGATCGGCCATCCCGCGACCAACGTGAAGCCGGCCGGCGCAGGCACCGTGAACTACGTCGCCGACTGGATCGGCGAAGTCCTGGACGATCTCGTCGGCCAGATCGACCAGAGCATCACGGTCGAGACCACGATCGATCCAAAGCTCCAGAACGTGGCGGAAGCCGCCATCATCGACGAACTCGCCGCGAAAAGCGTGAAATTCAACGTCAGCCAGGGTGCGCTGGTCGCCATGACGCCTGACGGTGCCGTGCGGGCCCTGGTCGGCGGGCGCAACTATTCCGAGAGCCAGTACAACCGCGCGGTGACCGCCAAGCGCCAGCCGGGCTCCTCGTTCAAGCCGTTCGTCTATCTGACCGCGCTCGAACAGGGGCTGACGCCCGACACCATCCGCCAGGACGCGCCGATCGAGGTCAAGGGCTGGAAGCCCGAGAACTACACCCATGAGTATTTCGGGGCGGTGACGCTGACGCAGGCGCTCGCGATGTCGCTCAACACGGTCGCAATTCGCCTCGGCCTCGAAGTCGGACCGAAGAACGTGGTGCGCACCGCGCACCGCCTCGGCATCTCCTCGAAGCTCGAGCCCAACGCCTCGATCGCGCTCGGCACCTCCGAAGTCTCGGTCGTCGAGCTGGTCGGCGCCTATGCACCGTTCGCCAATGGCGGCTTCGCGATGTCGCCGCATGTGGTGACGCGGATCAAGACGCTCGAGGGCAAGCTGCTCTACATGCGCCAGCCCGACGAGCGCAACCAGGTGATCGAGCCGCGCTATGTCGCGATGATGAACACGATGATGCGGGAGACGCTGATCTCCGGCACCGCCAAGAAGGCGGAGATCCCCGGCTGGATGGCGGCCGGCAAGACCGGCACCAGCCAGGATTACCGCGACGCCTGGTTCATCGGCTATACCGCCAACCTCGTCACCGGCGTCTGGCTCGGCAATGACGACAACTCGCCGACGAAGAAAGCCACTGGCGGCGGCCTGCCGGTGGAAGTCTGGTCGCGCTTCATGCGCACCGCGCACGAAGGCGTGCCGGTGGCAAGCCTGCCGAATTCGCAAGTCGGCTGGGGCCTGTCCAACCTCGCGCAGGCGGCCTCGCAAGTCTCCGCACCGACGCCGCCCGCTCCCGTCAGCAACGGCGGCACGCGCCCGCCCCCGACGCGCGCCAATGTCCGACCAGAGCCGGCCGCGGGGCTCGACGGCTGGCTGATGGACCGGTTGTTCGGCGGGAACAGGTAG
- a CDS encoding SprT family zinc-dependent metalloprotease, whose translation MICFCAERFPWRRLWQNPGELLLPGLTDMATRALLYRRPHEPKTFVIHHGSQFFAIRLRRHRRARRYTLRIHPSDREAILTMPPRGTLAEAKDFAQRHGAWIAARLGRLPKAAPFQAGTVIPLRGVPHRIVHRAGVRGTVWTETRDSGERIVCVAGGVDHVDRRVHDFLKREARHDLQRSAEAYAAELGVRVRRLSIRDQSSRWGSCTSAGSLSFSWRLILAPPYVLDYLAAHEVAHLVEMNHSPRFWRVCAKICPSVERAKKWLDTHGNDLHRFGVED comes from the coding sequence ATGATTTGTTTTTGCGCCGAGCGCTTTCCCTGGCGGCGGTTATGGCAGAATCCGGGCGAACTCCTGCTCCCCGGACTGACAGACATGGCCACTCGCGCGCTCCTTTATCGGCGGCCTCACGAACCCAAGACCTTTGTGATCCACCACGGATCACAATTCTTCGCGATCCGGCTGCGCCGGCACCGTCGCGCGCGGCGTTATACGCTGCGAATACATCCGAGCGATCGCGAAGCGATCCTCACCATGCCGCCGCGCGGCACGCTCGCGGAGGCAAAAGACTTCGCGCAGCGTCACGGCGCATGGATTGCCGCACGCCTTGGCCGCTTGCCGAAGGCCGCGCCGTTCCAGGCGGGCACCGTGATACCGCTTCGTGGCGTGCCGCACCGGATCGTGCATCGCGCCGGCGTGCGCGGCACGGTGTGGACCGAGACGCGCGATAGCGGCGAGCGCATCGTCTGCGTTGCCGGCGGCGTCGATCATGTCGATCGCCGTGTCCACGACTTCCTGAAGCGCGAGGCGCGCCACGATTTGCAGCGGTCGGCGGAAGCCTATGCCGCCGAGCTCGGCGTTCGCGTCAGGCGGCTCTCGATCCGCGACCAGTCGAGCCGTTGGGGTTCCTGCACGTCGGCCGGTTCGCTGTCGTTCTCCTGGCGCCTGATCCTCGCGCCGCCCTACGTGCTGGACTATCTCGCGGCTCACGAAGTCGCCCATCTTGTCGAGATGAACCACTCGCCCCGTTTCTGGCGCGTGTGCGCGAAGATCTGCCCCTCCGTCGAGCGTGCCAAGAAGTGGCTCGACACGCACGGCAACGATCTGCATCGGTTTGGGGTCGAGGACTAG
- the phaZ gene encoding polyhydroxyalkanoate depolymerase — MPIGEFGGAPPLVAEGSPVLTTPMYWMYEMAHASLNPARAVTDATKILFQNPLNPWSHTDMGKSLAAACELFERTTRRYGKPEWGLDDTEVNGIRVPVEVRPVWEKPFCRLLYFDRKFTRPLRSPQPRVLIVAPMSGHYATLLRGTVEALLPAHEVYITDWADARMVPLSEGRFDLDDYIDYVIEMLHVLGGNTHVMAVCQPSVPVVAAVSIMEARRDPFVPTSMTLMGGPIDTRRNPTAVNKVAEQRGIDWFRNHVITKVPFPHPGMMRDVYPGFLQLNGFISMNFDRHMDAHKQLFANLVKGDGDLVDKHRDFYDEYLAVMDLTAEYYLQTVDTVFVKHALPKGEMTHRGTLVDPSKITRVALMTVEGEKDDISGLGQTEATHGLCSSIPEHRRVHYVQRGVGHYGVFNGSRFKSEIVPRIHDFMISAANPKASLALAAE, encoded by the coding sequence ATGCCCATTGGTGAGTTTGGCGGCGCACCGCCCCTGGTGGCCGAAGGCAGTCCGGTCTTAACGACGCCGATGTACTGGATGTACGAGATGGCGCACGCCTCTCTCAATCCGGCGCGCGCGGTCACGGACGCCACCAAGATCCTGTTTCAAAATCCCCTGAATCCGTGGTCGCACACCGATATGGGCAAGTCGCTGGCCGCGGCCTGCGAATTGTTCGAGCGCACGACGCGCCGCTACGGCAAGCCGGAATGGGGCCTCGACGATACCGAGGTCAACGGCATCCGCGTCCCCGTCGAGGTCCGCCCGGTCTGGGAAAAGCCGTTTTGCCGGCTGCTCTATTTCGATCGCAAGTTTACCCGTCCGCTGCGCAGCCCGCAGCCGCGCGTGCTGATCGTGGCGCCGATGTCCGGCCACTACGCGACGCTGCTTCGCGGCACGGTCGAGGCCCTGCTGCCCGCGCACGAGGTCTACATCACCGATTGGGCCGATGCTCGCATGGTCCCCTTGAGCGAAGGCCGCTTCGATCTCGACGACTACATCGACTACGTCATCGAGATGCTGCATGTGCTCGGCGGCAACACCCATGTGATGGCGGTGTGCCAGCCTTCCGTGCCCGTCGTCGCGGCCGTCTCGATCATGGAAGCGCGGCGCGACCCGTTCGTGCCGACCTCGATGACGCTGATGGGCGGCCCGATCGACACCCGTCGCAATCCGACCGCGGTGAACAAGGTCGCTGAACAGCGCGGCATCGACTGGTTCCGCAACCACGTCATCACCAAGGTGCCGTTCCCGCATCCCGGCATGATGCGCGACGTCTATCCGGGCTTTTTGCAGCTCAATGGCTTCATCAGCATGAATTTCGACCGGCACATGGATGCGCACAAGCAGCTGTTTGCCAATCTGGTGAAGGGCGACGGCGATCTCGTCGACAAGCACCGTGACTTCTACGACGAATATCTCGCGGTGATGGACCTGACCGCGGAGTATTACCTGCAAACGGTCGACACCGTGTTCGTCAAGCACGCGCTGCCGAAGGGCGAGATGACCCATCGCGGCACATTGGTTGATCCCTCCAAGATCACGCGCGTCGCGCTGATGACAGTGGAAGGCGAGAAAGACGACATCTCGGGTCTCGGTCAGACCGAAGCGACGCATGGTTTGTGCAGTTCGATCCCCGAGCATCGTCGCGTGCATTACGTGCAGAGGGGCGTCGGACATTACGGCGTGTTCAACGGCTCGCGCTTCAAGTCGGAAATCGTTCCGCGCATTCATGATTTCATGATTTCGGCGGCGAATCCGAAGGCTTCACTGGCGCTCGCGGCCGAATAG
- a CDS encoding ABC transporter permease, with protein MSELALHRGISMHRINAMILRYWYLLMSSWPRLLELLYWPALQVITWGFIQYYVAQNASFFARAGGTLIGAVILWDILFRGQLGFSISFLEEMWARNIGNLMMSPLKPIEFLLALMIMSLIRLAIGVLPMTLLALFLFHFNVYSLGLPLIAFFCNLIFTSWSVGIFVSGLVLRNGLGAESIVWTLMFAIMPLACIYYPVDVLPGWLQVAAWTLPPTYVFEGMRALLIDHTFRADLMLDALGINACLLVASFGAFLAFLRSAKKNGSLLSSGE; from the coding sequence ATGAGCGAGCTCGCCCTCCATCGCGGCATCTCGATGCATCGCATCAACGCGATGATCCTGCGCTACTGGTATCTGTTGATGTCGTCCTGGCCGCGACTTCTGGAGCTCTTGTACTGGCCGGCGCTCCAGGTCATCACCTGGGGCTTCATCCAGTATTATGTCGCGCAAAATGCCAGTTTCTTCGCGCGGGCCGGCGGCACGCTGATCGGCGCCGTCATCCTCTGGGACATCCTGTTCCGCGGCCAGCTCGGCTTCTCCATCTCGTTCCTGGAGGAGATGTGGGCGCGCAACATCGGCAACCTCATGATGAGCCCGCTCAAGCCGATCGAGTTCCTGCTCGCGCTCATGATCATGAGCCTCATCCGGCTCGCGATCGGCGTCCTCCCGATGACGCTGCTTGCGCTGTTTCTGTTTCACTTCAACGTCTACAGCCTCGGCCTGCCGCTGATCGCCTTCTTCTGCAATCTGATCTTCACGAGCTGGTCGGTCGGCATCTTCGTCTCGGGCCTTGTGTTGCGGAACGGGCTCGGGGCCGAAAGCATCGTCTGGACCCTGATGTTCGCGATCATGCCGCTCGCCTGCATCTACTATCCCGTGGACGTGTTGCCGGGCTGGCTGCAAGTTGCGGCCTGGACGCTGCCGCCGACCTACGTGTTCGAGGGGATGCGGGCGCTGCTGATCGACCACACCTTCCGGGCCGACCTGATGCTCGATGCGCTCGGCATCAACGCTTGCCTTCTGGTTGCATCTTTCGGGGCATTTCTTGCCTTTTTGCGCAGCGCCAAGAAGAACGGCTCGCTCCTGTCGAGCGGCGAATAG
- a CDS encoding ABC transporter ATP-binding protein: MTENDKASSRPTVADRAPSAAIEVDHLVKVYKQTRAVDGISFSITRGSITGLLGGNGAGKTTTIAMIMGLVLPTSGRARVLGHPMPEESADVLGRMNFESPYVDMPMRLTVRQNLTIFGKLYAVKDLAGRIAQLAEDLDLSEFLDRANGKLSAGQKTRVALAKALINQPELLLLDEPTASLDPDTADWVRAHLEAYRKAHNATILLASHNMLEVERLCDRVIIMKRGRIEDDDTPDAIMARYNRATLEEVFLDVARGRVNGVREEAAR; encoded by the coding sequence ATGACCGAGAATGACAAGGCTTCAAGCCGGCCGACTGTCGCGGACCGCGCCCCGTCCGCGGCGATCGAGGTCGATCATCTCGTCAAGGTCTACAAGCAGACCCGCGCAGTCGATGGCATTTCCTTTTCGATCACGCGCGGCAGCATCACGGGCCTGCTCGGCGGCAACGGTGCCGGCAAGACCACCACGATCGCGATGATCATGGGCCTCGTGCTGCCGACCTCGGGCCGTGCGCGGGTGCTTGGGCACCCGATGCCCGAGGAAAGCGCCGATGTGCTCGGGCGGATGAATTTCGAGAGCCCCTATGTCGACATGCCGATGCGGCTCACGGTGCGGCAGAATCTGACGATTTTCGGCAAACTCTATGCGGTGAAGGATCTCGCCGGTCGCATCGCGCAGCTTGCCGAGGATCTCGATCTCAGCGAATTCCTCGACCGGGCCAACGGCAAGCTCTCGGCCGGGCAGAAGACCCGCGTTGCGCTTGCGAAGGCGCTGATCAACCAGCCCGAGCTGCTGCTGCTGGACGAGCCGACGGCCTCGCTCGACCCTGACACGGCCGACTGGGTGCGGGCGCATCTCGAGGCTTACCGGAAAGCGCACAATGCCACCATCCTGCTCGCCTCGCACAACATGCTCGAGGTCGAGCGGCTCTGCGACCGCGTCATCATCATGAAGCGCGGCCGCATCGAGGACGACGACACGCCCGACGCCATCATGGCCCGCTACAACCGCGCCACGCTGGAAGAGGTCTTCCTGGACGTCGCGCGCGGCCGGGTGAACGGCGTCAGAGAGGAGGCGGCGCGATGA
- a CDS encoding ActS/PrrB/RegB family redox-sensitive histidine kinase: protein MTEIAASEFRHSRRHIRLDTILRLRWLAVLGQLAAIFIVAQGLEFNVPIIPCISIIALSAALNLALQTAVNPMQRLEPIHAAALLALNIVELAGLLFFTGGLQNPFSFLFLAPVLISATALPARLTFGLGLLAVACASILVFFHLPLPWDTDDPLVLPPIYLVGVWLSIVLAIGVTSLYSFQVTEEAGKLADALAATELVLAREQHLTQLDGLAAAAAHELGTPLATIFLISRELEKTVKDASFAADLKTLREQTQRCRDILSKITQLSSTGAPFDRMKLSELIEEVVAPHRDFGVAIKVRIAVAATVEPVGSRNPAILYGVGNIVENAVDFAHSTVEVNAWWNKDTIEIVISDDGPGIPPDLLNRIGEPYLSRRRAQDDSGGERRGLGLGVFIARTLLERTGAKVSFTNRTFPEHGAVVQIAWPRERFEAAETAEETIG from the coding sequence ATGACCGAAATTGCCGCTTCCGAGTTTCGCCATTCGCGGCGACATATCCGCCTGGACACCATCCTGCGGCTGCGCTGGCTTGCGGTGCTCGGCCAGCTCGCCGCCATCTTCATCGTCGCGCAGGGACTGGAATTCAACGTTCCGATCATCCCCTGCATCAGCATCATCGCGCTGTCGGCGGCGCTCAACCTTGCCCTGCAAACGGCGGTCAACCCGATGCAGCGGCTGGAGCCGATCCACGCGGCCGCGCTGCTGGCGCTGAACATCGTGGAACTGGCTGGTCTTCTGTTCTTCACCGGCGGATTGCAGAACCCGTTCTCATTCCTGTTCCTGGCTCCGGTCCTGATCTCCGCGACCGCGCTGCCGGCCCGGCTCACTTTCGGCCTCGGCCTGCTGGCGGTCGCCTGCGCCTCGATCCTGGTCTTCTTTCATCTGCCGCTGCCCTGGGACACCGACGATCCCCTGGTGCTGCCGCCGATCTATCTGGTCGGCGTCTGGCTTTCGATCGTGCTCGCGATCGGCGTCACCAGCCTCTACTCCTTCCAGGTGACGGAAGAGGCGGGCAAGCTCGCCGACGCGCTCGCCGCGACCGAGCTGGTGCTGGCGCGCGAGCAGCATCTGACCCAGCTCGATGGCCTGGCGGCCGCGGCCGCGCATGAGCTCGGCACGCCGCTGGCGACCATCTTCCTGATCTCGCGCGAACTGGAGAAGACGGTGAAGGACGCCAGCTTCGCCGCCGACCTGAAAACGCTGCGCGAGCAGACGCAGCGTTGCCGCGACATCCTGAGCAAGATCACCCAGCTCTCCTCCACCGGCGCGCCGTTCGACCGCATGAAGCTGTCGGAGCTGATCGAGGAGGTGGTGGCGCCGCACCGCGATTTCGGTGTCGCCATCAAGGTGCGGATCGCGGTGGCGGCGACCGTGGAACCGGTCGGCTCACGCAATCCCGCGATCCTGTATGGTGTCGGCAATATCGTCGAAAATGCCGTCGATTTCGCCCACAGCACCGTCGAGGTGAACGCCTGGTGGAATAAGGATACCATCGAGATCGTGATCTCCGACGACGGCCCCGGCATTCCGCCCGATCTGTTGAACCGGATCGGTGAACCCTATCTGTCGCGGCGGCGCGCGCAGGACGACAGCGGAGGTGAGCGTCGTGGCCTCGGGCTCGGCGTATTCATCGCGCGCACGCTGCTGGAACGCACGGGTGCGAAGGTCTCGTTTACCAATCGGACGTTCCCCGAGCATGGCGCCGTGGTGCAGATCGCATGGCCGCGCGAGCGTTTCGAGGCTGCCGAAACGGCTGAAGAAACAATAGGATAG
- a CDS encoding ActR/PrrA/RegA family redox response regulator transcription factor has product MNAIAELNDQADRSLLIVEDDKPFLERLSRAMETRGFTVTSCDTVSDGLAEIGKAAPAFAVVDLRLGDGNGLDVVSALKKKRPDARAIVLTGYGNIATAVTAVKMGAIDYLSKPADADDVVAALLSTGTEKSELPANPMSADRVRWEHIQRIYEMCNRNVSETARRLNMHRRTLQRILAKRAPR; this is encoded by the coding sequence TTGAACGCCATCGCCGAACTGAATGACCAGGCCGACCGCTCGCTTTTGATCGTCGAGGACGACAAGCCGTTTCTGGAGCGGCTGTCGCGCGCCATGGAGACGCGCGGCTTCACGGTGACCTCCTGCGATACCGTCTCGGATGGATTGGCAGAGATCGGCAAGGCCGCGCCCGCTTTCGCGGTGGTCGACTTGCGGCTCGGCGACGGCAACGGCCTCGACGTGGTCTCGGCGCTGAAGAAGAAGCGCCCCGACGCGCGCGCCATCGTGCTCACCGGCTATGGCAACATCGCTACCGCCGTGACCGCGGTGAAGATGGGCGCGATCGACTATCTCTCGAAACCGGCCGACGCCGACGACGTCGTCGCTGCCCTGCTTTCGACCGGCACTGAAAAGTCCGAGCTGCCGGCGAACCCGATGTCGGCCGACCGCGTGCGCTGGGAGCATATCCAGCGCATCTACGAGATGTGCAACCGCAACGTCTCGGAAACCGCGCGCCGCCTCAACATGCACCGCCGCACCTTGCAGCGCATTCTGGCCAAGCGCGCGCCAAGGTAG
- a CDS encoding MmcB family DNA repair protein, with the protein MDNAARHIALVPPTDGRQSQTALAVARGTARLLRSLGFSCISELPLPSGRRADLVALNERGEIWIVEIKSSVEDLRADQKWHEYRAHCDRLFFAFTQDLPCEIFPEGTGLIIADAYGAHLHCEAPEHKLPAPTRKQMTVRFAMAAALRINRLVDPQGHADFWE; encoded by the coding sequence ATGGACAACGCCGCCCGCCACATCGCGCTCGTGCCGCCGACCGACGGCCGCCAATCTCAGACGGCGCTCGCGGTCGCGCGCGGCACGGCGCGGCTGTTGCGCTCGCTCGGCTTCTCCTGCATCAGCGAATTGCCGCTGCCGTCGGGCCGCCGTGCCGATCTCGTCGCGCTGAACGAGCGCGGCGAGATCTGGATCGTCGAGATCAAATCATCGGTCGAGGATCTGCGCGCGGACCAGAAATGGCACGAATACCGCGCCCATTGCGACCGGCTGTTCTTCGCCTTCACGCAGGACCTGCCTTGCGAGATCTTTCCGGAAGGCACCGGCCTGATCATCGCGGATGCCTATGGCGCGCATCTCCACTGCGAGGCGCCCGAGCACAAGCTGCCGGCCCCGACCCGCAAACAGATGACGGTGCGTTTTGCGATGGCCGCCGCGCTCCGGATCAACCGGCTGGTCGATCCGCAGGGCCATGCAGATTTCTGGGAGTAG